The Acanthopagrus latus isolate v.2019 chromosome 6, fAcaLat1.1, whole genome shotgun sequence genome includes a region encoding these proteins:
- the pfkmb gene encoding phosphofructokinase, muscle b has protein sequence MWYPGVLSALWLLSVMLLACLLLWLRKKAQAGDDLSASECESKTSQNSDPEGDAASFGSRTMAQTATVDPTKLGVGRSIAVLTSGGDAQGMNAAVRATVRVGLYTGAKVYFVHEGYQGLVDGGDNIRPATWESVSMMLQLGGTVIGSARCQDFRTKEGRAKAACNLVKLGITNLCVIGGDGSLTGANQFRTEWPELLADLVRTGKITSNEAKSSSHLNIVGMVGSIDNDFCGTDMTIGTDSALHRIIEIVDAITTTAQSHQRTFILEVMGRHCGYLALVTALACGADWVFIPEMPPEDGWEEHLCRRLMDQRGRGSRLNIIIIAEGAINRKGKPITCEEVKELVSKRLGFDTRTTILGHVQRGGTPSAFDRILASRMGVESVMALLEATPETPACVVSLSGNMAVRLPLMECVQVTKDVTTAMAEGRFEDAVKLRGKSFENNWNTYRMLAHVHLPDKKSNINVAILNVGAPCAGMNAVVRSAVRIGILQGHQMLAVHDGFEGLAHGMVEPIGWSGVAGWTGKGGSNLGTKRNLPAEFMEKISLSITKFNIHAIIIIGGFEAFSGGLQMVQARQKYEELCIPIVVVPATVSNNIPGSDFSVGADTALNTITMTCDRIKQSAAGTKRRVFIVETMGGHCGYLATMAGLASGADAAYIYEEPFNIHDLEVNVEHLVEKMKTTVKRGLILRNEKCNANYTTDFLFNLYSEEGKGVFDCRKNVLGHMQQGGTPSPFDRNFGTKMGIKAVLWLTDKLKECYRHGRIFANSADSACVLGMRRRALVFQPLAELKEETDFEHRIPKKEWWLKLRPILKILAKYKINLDTSEKASMEHVIKKRGLVPEV, from the exons ATGTGGTACCCGGGCGTCCTCTCAGCCCTGTGGCTCCTCTCTGTCATGCTGCTGGCATGCCTGCTGCTCTGGCTCAGAAAGAAAGCGCAAG CTGGTGATGACCTCTCAGCCTCTGAATGTGAAAGCAAGACATCCCAGAACTCTGATCCGGAGGGAGATGCTG CCAGCTTCGGATCCAGGACCATGGCACAAACGGCTACCGTCGACCCCACCAAACTGGGAGTGGGTCGGTCCATCGCCGTGCTGACCTCCGGAGGAGATGCCCAGG GTATGAATGCAGCTGTGAGGGCCACAGTGCGAGTGGGACTCTACACTGGAGCCAAGGTGTATTTTGTCCATGAG GGTTACCAGGGTCTGGTGGATGGAGGTGACAATATCCGCCCTGCTACTTGGGAGAGCGTGTCAatgatgctgcagctg GGTGGGACTGTGATCGGTAGTGCCCGCTGTCAGGATTTCCGCACCAAAGAGGGACGCGCCAAGGCTGCTTGCAACTTAGTCAAGCTGGGCATCACGAACCTGTGTGTGATTGGAGGTGATGGCAGTCTGACAGGTGCCAACCAGTTCAGAACAGAGTGGCCTGAGCTGCTGGCAGACCTGGTCAGAACTG GTAAGATCACGTCAAATGAGGCCAAGAGTTCCTCCCATCTCAACATCGTTGGCATGGTGGGATCCATTGACAATGACTTCTGTGGCACTGACATGACCATCGGAACGGACTCTGCCCTGCATCGCATCATAGAGATAGTGGACGCCATCACCACCACAGCACAGAG TCACCAGAGAACCTTCATCCTGGAGGTGATGGGCAGGCACTGTGG TTACCTGGCTCTGGTGACAGCTCTGGCCTGTGGCGCTGACTGGGTGTTTATCCCAGAGATGCCCCCAGAGGATGGATGGGAGGAGCATCTGTGCAGAAGACTGATGgat CAAAGAGGACGTGGTTCCCGTCtgaatattatcattattgcaGAGGGCGCAATCAATCGCAAGGGAAAACCAATCACATGTGAGGAAGTCAAAGAG CTGGTATCAAAGAGGCTAGGCTTTGACACCCGTACCACCATCTTGGGCCATGTCCAGAGAGGAGGAACCCCTTCTGCCTTTGACAGAATTCTG GCCAGCAGGATGGGTGTGGAATCTGTGATGGCTCTGCTGGAGGCCACACCAGAGACTCCTGCATGTGTGGTCAGCTTGTCTGGAAACATGGCTGTCAGGCTGCCTCTAATGGAGTGTGTGCAAGTG ACTAAAGATGTCACTACAGCCATGGCTGAAGGGAGATTTGAAGATGCTGTGAAGCTCAGGGGAAA GAGCTTTGAGAACAACTGGAACACTTACAGAATGCTGGCTCATGTGCACCTTCCAGACAAAAAG AGTAACATCAATGTTGCCATATTGAACGTTGGAGCTCCGTGCGCTGGAATGAACGCTGTTGTACGTTCAGCTGTCAGAATCGGGATCCTGCAGGGCCACCAGATGCTGGCAGTGCACGATGGCTTTGAGGGGTTGGCTCATGGAATG GTTGAGCCTATTGGCTGGTCAGGAGTGGCAGGATGGACTGGAAAGGGGGGCTCCAATCTGGGCACAAAGAG AAATCTGCCTGCTGAGTTCATGGAGAAGATCAGTCTGAGCATCACTAAGTTCAACATTCATGCTATAATCATCATTGGAGGATTTGAG GCGTTTTCCGGTGGTCTGCAGATGGTGCAGGCTAGACAGAAGTATGAGGAGCTCTGTATTCCCATTGTGGTGGTTCCTGCCACTGTCTCCAACAATATTCCTGGATCCGACTTCAGTGTTGGAGCTGATACTGCGCTTAACACTATAACCATG acATGCGACAGGATCAAACAATCCGCTGCTGGCACCAAGAGAAGAGTGTTCATTGTTGAGACTATGGGAGGACACTGCGGCTACCTGGCAACCATGGCTGGGCTGGCATCTGGAGCTGACGCTGCTTACATTTATGAGGAGCCTTTCAACATCCATGACCTAGAG GTGAATGTGGAACATCTGGTGGAGAAGATGAAGACCACTGTGAAGAGAGGGCTGATTCTGAG AAATGAGAAATGCAATGCCAACTACACCACAGACTTTCTCTTCAACCTGTATTCAGAGGAGGGCAAGGGTGTGTTCGACTGCAGGAAGAATGTGCTCGGACATATGCAGCAG GGTGGAACACCAAGTCCCTTTGACAGGAACTTTGGCACCAAGATGGGGATCAAGGCTGTGTTGTGGTTGACTGACAAGCTGAAGGAATGCTACAGACACG GTCGTATCTTTGCCAACTCTGCTGACTCAGCCTGTGTGCTGGGCATGAGGAGGAGAGCTTTGGTCTTCCAGCCTCTGGCAGAACTTAAGGAAGAAACTGACTTTGA ACATCGTATACCAAAGAAGGAGTGGTGGCTAAAACTGAGGCCCATCCTGAAAATCCTGGCCAAATACAAGATCAACCTGGATACCAGTGAAAAGGCATCGATGGAACATGTCATCAAGAAGCGAGGATTAGTTCCTGAAGTGTGA